The sequence below is a genomic window from Lysobacter capsici.
TGCTGATCGCGGTGCTGGCGCCGACCGCCATCGCCGCCGTCAACCTGCGGGTTGAGACACATCAAATCTCGCAAGACCGATACGATCTCATCGTGCGGTTGCCGTCCGGCATTGACGCCATTCGCGTGCAATCGATGCTCCGCCCCGCCGCAGACCAGGTCTGCGAAGGCCGGGCATGGCAGTGGGGCCCGCATCGATTCGAATCGACAGCGCGACTGGGTCCCGGAGAACCGCAGGCCGGCGAACAGACCTTTACTCAACAGGTGGATTGCGGCGCAATCGCCACGCCGGACCTGACGGCCGTTGCGGCGCCCGACGCCCCGGCCACGGCGGACGACGAACGTCGAGTGAAGGAAACCACGCTGGCTTACCTCCTGGCCAAGGACACCGGCGATTTCGCCAAGGCCCGTTCGATGCAGACCGAAGAAGCCGAACCTTACATGCGCTCGGACTGGAGCGAGCCCCGTGCGGCCTTCAACAAGCAAGCCGGCTTGCCGATCGCGCGCCAAGTCGTCCGCCTGACCTGGTACGACAATCCACAGGGCGCGCCGCGCAAAGGCCGCTATGTCGCAGCCGACTACCGCGGCGATTACCGACACTCCGGCTTCTATTGCGGCTACGCAATGTGGTACCGGGAAGCCGACGGCAGCTACCGCCTGGTGCGCGAGGAAGAGGGTCAGGTGTCCAACGAAACCGCCGGCAAGATTGCGGCGGCCGACCTGCCCGCGTTGCGCAAACAGGTCGGTTGCCGCGATTGAGGCGCGCCACGCGCCTCATCGGATCGAATGCGTTCCGCTCAGTCCTTGGCCAACGCAAAATCAATCGCCGCGCACACCGCCGCCGCCTGCGCCGCGTTGCACTGCTCCGGCGTCGCGCGCGGGCTGTCGGGGTAGACCTCGGTGGTGGTGCGGTAACGCGCGTCGGTGATGCCGGCGCACAGGCCCAGCGAGCGCACCGGGTAATTGATCACGCCCGGCGCGACCACGGCGGCGCCGATGATCTCGCCGTTGGCGTCGGCCGGCGCGATATGGGTGACCAGCGCCACCGCCGCGACCACCGCCTGCTGGAACTCGGGCTGCGGGTCCTCGCTGTCGCCGACCAGGTAGAACCCGTCCGGGATCTCGCCCGGCTCGTACGGCTTGCCGTCGCGCGCGGCCAGCGCCGGCCGGAATTCGGACTCGTCGCTGTCGGTGGTCTCGTGCAGGTCGATATGCACCCGCACGCCGGCGCGCAGCGGCGCGATCAGTTGCATCAGCGCGGCCGATTCCTGCGCCGGGCTGTCGTCGCGGAACGAGCGGTTCGGATCGATCGCGTCGACGTTCCAGCGGTGAATCCGCTCGTAGGCCCAGGGACTGACGCACGGCGCGATCAACACGTTGGCGCGGCCGGCGTAGTCGGCGGCATGGCGCTGCGCGAACAGCAGCGCGCCGTGGACACCGCTGGTTTCGTAGCCATGCACGCCGCCGGTCACCAGCAGGGTCGGCAGGTCGTCGCGCCAGTCGCGGCTCTTGAGCGCGAACAGCGGGTAGCTATCGGGTGCGTAGTCCAGGCGACCGTACTGCACCACCTCGAAATGCGGGCGCAGCGTGTCGATCACGCTGAGCACGTCGGCCTCGTAGCTGCGCTGGCGGACTTGCGTCGAACGCCACTGGGCGACCTCGGCCGCGGTCCAGGGCTGGCCGGGCGTACCGATCGGGTAGAAGGCTTGGGCGGTCATCGCGTCGCTCTGGCTGGATGGCGGGAAGGCCGAGATTTTACCATCGCCGCCACGGCCGCCCGCACCCTGGCCGAAATGCGGGCCGGCTTACGTCATGATTGAGGCCGGACGCGCATTCGCAGGGACGGGCGACAATGAACAGAGCACTGCTTTTGATCGGCGTAAGCCAGGCCGGCGGCTTGGGCAAGCTCAAGGCGGTCGAGTCGTCGATCGACAAGATGGCGGCCTGGGCCAAGAGCCAGGGCATTCCCGACGACCAGGTGATCCGACGCACCGACGCCGGCGGCGTCGCGGTGACCGTCGCCGACCTGTTCAAGGACATCAAGAGCCTGGCCGACCGCGACACGATCGAGCAGTTGATCGTGTATTTCTCCGGCCACGGCGTGGTCAACAACCGCCAGGAGTACTGGCTGCTGTCGGACGCGCCGGTCAATGCGGCGGCGGCGGTCAATATCGAGGGCAACGTGTCGCTGGCGCGCGCCGGCGCGTTCGAACACGTGGTGTTCCTGTCCGACGCGTGCAGGACCCCGACCCAGGGCGTGCAGTACGGCCGCATCATCGGCAGCGACATCTTCCCCAATATCGAAGACGCCGACCTGGAACGATCGGTCGACATCTTTTTCGCCACCTCGCTCGGCGCGCCCGCGCTGGAGGTGCAGCAGTCCGAACAGGGCCAGAAGTACCAGGCGATCTTCACCGAGGCCCTGCTCGACGCCTTGAACGGCAAGGTGCCCGAAGCCATCCGCGACGGCCGGGTGCGGCCGCGCCCGCTCAAGAAGGCGCTGCCGAAAAAAGTCTGGGACAAGTTGAAGGCCAGCGGCTTGTCGCTGTCGACCTCGCAGACGCCCGATGCGCGCATCACCTCCGAAGACGAAGCCTGGCTGGCCAGCCTGCCGCCGCCCGTCCCCGCCACCGCGACGCCGCCGGACATCGATGTGATCGGCATGACCCCGCCGGATGCGGCCGCGCCGTTGTCGACCCGCGAAGTCGCGCAACTGGTCATGGAAGAAGCCTTGCGCAACGACAGCTACGGCCGCGCCGCGACCACGCCGGTCGAGGTCAAGACCCTCACCGGCCGCGGCGTGTCCAAGAACGCCACCTTGATGCTCAAGAGCATGGCCCGTGGCCCGGACGATCGACGTCCGCAACCGTTGCCGGAAAAACCCGGCTTCCAGATCCACGGCCGCGGCGTGACCCGGGTGACCTGCGCCGACGGCGACACCCTTCTGGGCCAGCAAGGCGATGCCGTCACCGTCAGCGTGGACACCGACGAACGCCAGAGCCAGGCGCTGATCGAATTCGACGACGGCAACGGCGTGCTGCTGCCGGTGATCGCCGGTTTCGTCGGCGTGCTGCGCCTGCACGAGCGCGGCCTGGACGAAGTCTGGTACGAACCGGCCGACGAATTCGACGCATCGATGAGCCGCGAGGAACTCGACTACCTGCGCCAGGCGATCATCAAGGCCTCCTCGCTCGGCGTCTTCGCGCTCGAATCCGACGACGCCGACGCGCTCGCCGTGCGCATGCAGAACCTGAAGTTCCAGGACCCGGCCCTGGCGGTGTATGCCGCCTACGCTTACCACGACATCGGCCAGTTCCGCCGCATCGCGGATATGCAGAATTATCTTCGCTACCGGATGGACGTGCGCCTGTACGACCTCGCCCTGCTCTCGCGTGAGCTGCTCAAGGACGCCGGCCTCGCCCACGACGTCGTTCCCGCGCTGCCGATGCTGTCGCAAGGCTGGGCCTTGACCGGCGCATTGAGCGGACGCATTCCCACCGAACTCGACGGCCTGCGCCAGCAACTGCGGCCGTCGCTGTGGTCGCTCTACACGCCCGAAGGCGTCCAGTCCATCCGCGCCTGGATGCGCAACAGCGCGGAAAAATCCTCTCACCTCACTCTCGGAGCCATGTCATGAAACAGCTGGTGTTCATTCACGGACGATCGCAAGCCGGCAAGGACGCGGCCACGCTGAAAGCGACCTGGATCGATGCGTGGAAGAAGGGTCTGGCCAAGAGCGGCCTGGAGTTGCCGATCCCGGAAGAGCGCATCCGCTTTCCGTATTACGGCGACACCCTGCAGCAGATGGTCGACGGCGCCAGCGCCGAAGACGCGGCCAAGATCATCGTCAAGGGCGCGCAGGACGACGCGGCCGCGCAGGCCTTCCTGTCGGCGATGCTGCAGGAGTACATCGATGCGGCGAAGATCAGCGACGAACAGATCGAGCAGGAACTCGACCCCGCAGAAGCCGCGGTGATCGAACGCGGCCCGCAGAACTGGCGCTGGGTGCAGGCGGTGCTGCGCGCGATCGACAAGCGCACCGACGGCGGCAGCGCGATGATCGCCCTGCTGACCAACGACGTGCATCAATACCTGACCAAGGCGAACCTGCGCGCACATATCGAGGACGGCGTGCTGCAGGCCATGGACCTGGCGCAGGAAAACATCGTCGTCGCCCATTCGCTGGGCACCGTCGTCGGCTACACCCTGCTGCGCCGGCTGGAGAAAGAAGGCCAGGCCTGGCGCGTGCCGCTGCTGGTCACGGTCGGCTCGCCGCTGGGCATCCGCGCCCTGCGCACCAAGCTGCGCCCGATCGGCCACCCGGCTTGCGTGACAACGTGGTTCAACGCCTACGATCCCAACGACGTGGTCTCGCTCAATCCGCTCGACAAGGACAACTTCGCGATCACCCCGGCGATCGAGAGCAAGGGCGACGTCGACAACTGGACCGACAACCAGCACGGCATCATCGGCTACCTCGACGACAAGGTCGTGGCGAAGCGGATCTACGACGCCCTGGTCTGAGCGCACGCTCCGGCCTGAGCCGATGCCCGGGCCGGAGCGACGGCGCTCACACGTAGCGCAAGGCGATCGCCGCCACGACCGCGTAACGCGCGGTCTTGGCGAGGCTCACGAGAATCAGGAACGTGGACAGGCGTTCGCGCATCACCCCAGCGGCCAAGGTCAGCGGATCGCCGATCACCGGCAGCCAGCTCAGCAACAAGCTCCATTTTCCGTAACGGCCGTACCAGGCCCGGGCGCGCGCCAGCGCCGCGGGCTTGACCGGAAACCAGCGTCGATCGCTGAAGCGCGTGAGTTCGCGGCCGAGCCACCAGTTGAGCAGCGAGCCCAGCACATTGCCGACGCTCGCGGCGACCAGCAGCGCCCACACTGCATAGCCGTCCACGATCAAGCCCGCCAGCAGCGCTTCGGATTGCGCGGGCAACAAGGTGGCGGCGACGAAGGCCGCGACGAACAGTCCCAGATACACCATAGAACCCATTGTCAACGAATCCGCGGCCGCCCCCTGTAGGAGCGGCGCAAGCCGCGACCGCGACCCCACACATCCGCCGCAACGTCCTGCGCCCGCGAACCCACAAACCGAAAAAAACGAAAGGGCGAATCCACCGACCCAACCGGCCGGCAAACCCGCCCCCTCGCCTTCACCCGCGGCCCACAACCGCAGGCCGCAACAAAATCACCAGATCCGCACCCGCTGCTCCGGCGCGACGAACATCTTGTCCTGCGGCTTCACATCGAACGCCTTGTACCAGGGATCGAAATTGCGCAGCGGCCCGTTCGCGCGGTACTGCGACGGCGAATGCGGGTTGGTCTTGATCAGATTGAGCAGCGCCTCGTCGCGATACTTGCCCTTCCAGATCTGGCCCCACGACAGGAAGAAGCGCTGATCGCCGGTCAGCCCGTCGATCACCGGCGCCGGCTTGCCGCCCAGGCTGAGCTGATAGGCCGTGTAGGCCATCGAAATGCCGCCGAGGTCGCCGATGTTCTCGCCCATGGTCAACGCACCGTTGACGCACTGGCCCGGCAACGGACAGAACGCGTCGTACTGCGCGCCCAACGCCTTGGTGCGTTGCTCGAAACCGGCGCGGTCCGCGTCGGTCCACCAGTTGCGCTGGATGCCGGCCGAATCCGACTTGCTGCCCTGGTCGTCGAAACCGTGGCCCATTTCGTGGCCGATCACCGCGCCGATGCCGCCGTAGTTCACCGCCGGATCGGCGTTGAGATCGAAGAACGGCGCCTGCAGGATACCGGCCGGGAACACGATCTCGTTGAAGGTCGAGTTGTAGTACGCATTGACCGTCTGCGGGGTCATGAACCACTCGTCGCGGTCCGGACGCGTACCGACGCGGCGCACCTCGTCGTTGCGGTCGTAACGGCGCATCTGCATCACGTTGGCCATCAGGTCGCCCGGCACGATGCTCACGCTGCCGTAATCGCGCCACTTGTCCGGATAACCCACCTTCGGACGGAAAGTCGACAGCTTGCGATAGGCCTCGGCCTTGGTCGCATCGCCCATCCAGTCGATCTTCTCGATGTTGCTGCGCAGTGCCTTGCGCAGGTTCTCGACCAGCGCCTGCATCGCTGCCTTCGCCTGCGGCGAGAAATGCTTCTCGACGTAGAGCTTGCCCATCGCATCGCCCAACCCGTCGCTGCCGGTCACCGCGGCCACCGCGCGCTTCCAGTCGTCGCGCTGCGCCTTCTGGCCGCTGAGCACGGTGCCGTTGAACGCGAACGCCGCATCGTCGATCTCGCGGCTGAGCAGCGAGGCGTTGTTGCGCACGGCGTGGAAGGTCAGGTAGTCGCGCCACACCGGCAGCGGCGTGCGTTCGATCACCTGCACCACCGGCTCCACCGCGCTCGGGGTGATCACGTTGACCCGGTCCAGCGCCGGCAAGCCCTGCGCCTTGGCCTGCGCGGCCCAGTCGTAGCCCGGGTACTGCTTGCCCAGCTCGGCGAAGGTCGCGACGTTGTAGGTCTTGTCGCGATCGCGCAGCTGCGCGCGTTCCCACTGCGGCTTGGCCAATTCGGTTTCCAGCGCGAGCACCGCCTGCGCGCGGGCCTTGGCGTCCTTGACGCCGGCGAAACCGAGCATGCGTTCGATATGCGCCAGATACGCGGTGCGGATGCCGACGAAGCGCGCGTCCTGGTTGAGGTAGTAATCGCGGTCCGGCAGGCCCAGCCCGCCGACGCGCAGACCGACCAGGTACTTGTCCGGGTCCTTGCGGTCCAGATCGACGCCGAACCGCAGCGGCGTGATGGTGCCGTCGAGGTCGTTGGCGCCGAAGGCCTGGATCAGCGCGCCCTTGGAATCGATCGCGGCGATCTTGTCCAGCACCGGCTTGAGCGGCGCGATCCCGGCCGCGTCGCGCGCGGCGCGGTCCATGTAGCTGGCGTAGTAGTCGCGCAGCTTCTGCGCGTCGCTGCCCGGCGCCAGGTCCTTGCGCTGCTGCAGCGATTCGATGATCGCGTGCACCTGCGCCTCGGACTGATCGCGCAGCATGTTGAACGAGCCGTAGGAGGTCTCGTAGTCCTTGAGCTGATAGCTGTCGAGCCAGTGGCCGCTGACGTAGCGATTGAAATCGTCGCCGGGCTTGACGCTCGTGTCCTGCGCGCTGAGGTCGACGCCGAAGCTGCCCAACTGCGGCTTGCCCTTGGCCCCGCCGCCGGCGGCATGGACGGACGAAACGGCGAGCGTGGCGGCCAGCGCCAGGCTCAGACTCAAACGTGAAGGCTTCATGGGGCGGTTCCCGGTGGAAAGGGGGGAGCCTAGCTCAGCGGGCGCGGGGGTGTCGTGGGCCGTTGGTTTAGGCCGCCCAGAGGGCCGGAGCCGCAAAGTCAGGGCCGCACAAGGCCATTGCCCGCCGCGTCCGGCATACTTTTCGCCCCCTCCGGCCCAAGAGACCCCGCCGTGCCGCATTACTCAGGCCCCCTGCTCACCCGCCCCGTCGCCGAGGAACTGCAGGCCGCGCGCGATGCCGGCACCGGCGCCTGGACCGGTTCGCTGGACCTGGGGCGATCGGATGGCGAGGCGCTGCTGGACGCCGATGCCTGGACCTGGCGCGCGCAGCGCTATCCGTATCCAGTCAAGCTCAAGGACCGCACGATCTATCACTGGGACGGCGAGGAGTTCGCGCCGGTCTCGCGTTTCTCCGGCTCGCTGATCAAGCTGGTGCCGACCCAGTGGGGCGCGCCCACCTTCGAGATCGACGGCATCAAGATGCTGCCCACGATGAAGGCCTCGCCGATCGAGGACGCGCGCACCAAGGTCGCGCTGGTCGAACCGCGCGGCAAGGTCGTGCTCGATACCTGCGGCGGCCTGGGCTACTTCGCCGCGTGCTGCCTGGAGGCCGGCGCGAGCGCCATCCACTCGTTCGAGAAAAACCAAGACGTGCTGTGGCTGCGCACGCTCAACCCGTGGTCGCCCGATCCCGACGCGGCCGCCAGCGGCGGACGCCTTCGACTCACCCATGCCGACGTATCGCAGGCGATCGCGCAGATCGGCGACGCCTGCGTCGATGCCCTGTTGCACGATCCGCCGCGCTTCGGCATCGCCGGCGAGCTGTATTCGCAGAGCTTCTACGATCACTTGGCGCGCGTGCTGCGCCGCGGCGGACGGCTGTTCCACTACACCGGCAGCCCGAACAAACTCACCAGCGGCCGCGACGTGCCGCGGGAAGTCGCGAAACGCTTGGAGAAGGCCGGGTTCAAGGCGCAACTGGCGCTCGATGGCGTGCTGGCCACGAAGCGCTGACACGGCAATCAGACTCGCACCGCGTCAAGGCACCTCGCAGGTCCAGAGCGAATCCGCGAGCCACACATTGGCGCGGGTGACATGGTTGTAAACCTCCTGTATCGGCGTCCCTCCTTGCCCGACGCATTCAGCCGCAGCGTCGGCGCGTGCGTCCTCCAGCGCGATACCGGGGTCGTAGCTTTGCCCGTGTCCGCTGACGTGGACGACGGCGGCCAGGGCCGAGCCGGAGACGAGCACAAGCAGAGATAGCGCTACGGTTGCGGAACGTCTTTTCATCACCGTTCTCCCGACACGAAGTCCAACACCTGCATTCGAGCATGCAGCATGAAGGTGGCTGTGAAGACGAAGTAAGCGCACAGTGAAACTACTCACTACGCTCCCACAATAGGAGCGATACGGCGAAAAC
It includes:
- a CDS encoding M13 family metallopeptidase; its protein translation is MKPSRLSLSLALAATLAVSSVHAAGGGAKGKPQLGSFGVDLSAQDTSVKPGDDFNRYVSGHWLDSYQLKDYETSYGSFNMLRDQSEAQVHAIIESLQQRKDLAPGSDAQKLRDYYASYMDRAARDAAGIAPLKPVLDKIAAIDSKGALIQAFGANDLDGTITPLRFGVDLDRKDPDKYLVGLRVGGLGLPDRDYYLNQDARFVGIRTAYLAHIERMLGFAGVKDAKARAQAVLALETELAKPQWERAQLRDRDKTYNVATFAELGKQYPGYDWAAQAKAQGLPALDRVNVITPSAVEPVVQVIERTPLPVWRDYLTFHAVRNNASLLSREIDDAAFAFNGTVLSGQKAQRDDWKRAVAAVTGSDGLGDAMGKLYVEKHFSPQAKAAMQALVENLRKALRSNIEKIDWMGDATKAEAYRKLSTFRPKVGYPDKWRDYGSVSIVPGDLMANVMQMRRYDRNDEVRRVGTRPDRDEWFMTPQTVNAYYNSTFNEIVFPAGILQAPFFDLNADPAVNYGGIGAVIGHEMGHGFDDQGSKSDSAGIQRNWWTDADRAGFEQRTKALGAQYDAFCPLPGQCVNGALTMGENIGDLGGISMAYTAYQLSLGGKPAPVIDGLTGDQRFFLSWGQIWKGKYRDEALLNLIKTNPHSPSQYRANGPLRNFDPWYKAFDVKPQDKMFVAPEQRVRIW
- a CDS encoding YqaA family protein; translated protein: MVYLGLFVAAFVAATLLPAQSEALLAGLIVDGYAVWALLVAASVGNVLGSLLNWWLGRELTRFSDRRWFPVKPAALARARAWYGRYGKWSLLLSWLPVIGDPLTLAAGVMRERLSTFLILVSLAKTARYAVVAAIALRYV
- a CDS encoding DUF4019 domain-containing protein → MRTIPGALLIAVLAPTAIAAVNLRVETHQISQDRYDLIVRLPSGIDAIRVQSMLRPAADQVCEGRAWQWGPHRFESTARLGPGEPQAGEQTFTQQVDCGAIATPDLTAVAAPDAPATADDERRVKETTLAYLLAKDTGDFAKARSMQTEEAEPYMRSDWSEPRAAFNKQAGLPIARQVVRLTWYDNPQGAPRKGRYVAADYRGDYRHSGFYCGYAMWYREADGSYRLVREEEGQVSNETAGKIAAADLPALRKQVGCRD
- a CDS encoding M14 family metallopeptidase — protein: MTAQAFYPIGTPGQPWTAAEVAQWRSTQVRQRSYEADVLSVIDTLRPHFEVVQYGRLDYAPDSYPLFALKSRDWRDDLPTLLVTGGVHGYETSGVHGALLFAQRHAADYAGRANVLIAPCVSPWAYERIHRWNVDAIDPNRSFRDDSPAQESAALMQLIAPLRAGVRVHIDLHETTDSDESEFRPALAARDGKPYEPGEIPDGFYLVGDSEDPQPEFQQAVVAAVALVTHIAPADANGEIIGAAVVAPGVINYPVRSLGLCAGITDARYRTTTEVYPDSPRATPEQCNAAQAAAVCAAIDFALAKD
- a CDS encoding class I SAM-dependent methyltransferase, giving the protein MPAASGILFAPSGPRDPAVPHYSGPLLTRPVAEELQAARDAGTGAWTGSLDLGRSDGEALLDADAWTWRAQRYPYPVKLKDRTIYHWDGEEFAPVSRFSGSLIKLVPTQWGAPTFEIDGIKMLPTMKASPIEDARTKVALVEPRGKVVLDTCGGLGYFAACCLEAGASAIHSFEKNQDVLWLRTLNPWSPDPDAAASGGRLRLTHADVSQAIAQIGDACVDALLHDPPRFGIAGELYSQSFYDHLARVLRRGGRLFHYTGSPNKLTSGRDVPREVAKRLEKAGFKAQLALDGVLATKR
- a CDS encoding caspase family protein: MNRALLLIGVSQAGGLGKLKAVESSIDKMAAWAKSQGIPDDQVIRRTDAGGVAVTVADLFKDIKSLADRDTIEQLIVYFSGHGVVNNRQEYWLLSDAPVNAAAAVNIEGNVSLARAGAFEHVVFLSDACRTPTQGVQYGRIIGSDIFPNIEDADLERSVDIFFATSLGAPALEVQQSEQGQKYQAIFTEALLDALNGKVPEAIRDGRVRPRPLKKALPKKVWDKLKASGLSLSTSQTPDARITSEDEAWLASLPPPVPATATPPDIDVIGMTPPDAAAPLSTREVAQLVMEEALRNDSYGRAATTPVEVKTLTGRGVSKNATLMLKSMARGPDDRRPQPLPEKPGFQIHGRGVTRVTCADGDTLLGQQGDAVTVSVDTDERQSQALIEFDDGNGVLLPVIAGFVGVLRLHERGLDEVWYEPADEFDASMSREELDYLRQAIIKASSLGVFALESDDADALAVRMQNLKFQDPALAVYAAYAYHDIGQFRRIADMQNYLRYRMDVRLYDLALLSRELLKDAGLAHDVVPALPMLSQGWALTGALSGRIPTELDGLRQQLRPSLWSLYTPEGVQSIRAWMRNSAEKSSHLTLGAMS